DNA from Mustela lutreola isolate mMusLut2 chromosome 6, mMusLut2.pri, whole genome shotgun sequence:
AGGAGAGTCTAGGATAAATGCCATCAAGCTTCTTTGCCTTCAGtggaccccccccaccaccccaccctccaTAGAGCCATTTCGTCCTGTAGTATTTTCCAGTCTATGGATATATGGCAAAGAGAAAGCGGCGCCCTAAACAGAAATAAACCAAGGATCTTTGGGGCCTGAAAATGACATCCGCCAAATTCCTTTCTGACGAAAATTCCGAGGAAAATTATAAACGTCATTCCCACAAGGATAGAACGCTCAAGTCGAGGACAATGGAGAGCAGCCCAGACAGCGGGAGAACGTTCCCTCCGGGAACTGCTGGGGCTCTCGGCCGGGAGTGGCCGCCGGTCTCCGCGCGGCTGGACCCGCCGGCGCGACCCAGTTGCCGGCAGCCAATCCAGGCACCGGGAGAACGGGCGGCAAATTCAAAGTGCCCGCGCCACCCCCGCGCCCAACGCTGGACTCCCGACAAACTGGGGAGTATTTGCATTTGCTTCGAGTTTAGCTTGCTCTACCCTCGTCTCTTGATCCCGACGGTGATCAGAACCAGTGGAAGAGGCCTTTTGAAAACCCAAGGGACAGTGACAAAGCAAGCGCGGTTGCTTTACACAAAGGAGTTGCAGACCTTTGGCAGGGCCTCGTTAATATTTTTGTCGTTTAGTTACCGGGACAGGAAAACGGTGACATTACTCAGGGATTGCCGTACCTCGCAGACCAATTACTGCAGAATTCCAGGAGCCAGCACAGAATGGAAACAAGCGGCAGCTCTCTCTTTGAGAACATGGGTGGCTCTTAAAAGAGCCTTTAGTTTTCAATTGGCAGCGAAGTCGCTGTTTACTTGGCGCTGGTGTACTTGGTGACGGCCTTGGTGCCCTCGGACACGGCGTGCTTGGCCAGCTCCCCGGGCAGCAGCAGGCGCACGGCCGTCTGGATCTCCCTGGACGTGATGGTCGAGCGCTTGTTGTAGTGCGCCAGGCGGGACGCCTCGCCCGCGATGCGCTCGAAGATGTCGTTGACGAACGAGTTCATGATGCCCATGGCCTTGGACGAGATGCCGGTGTCGGGGTGCACCTGCTTCAGCACCTTGTACACGTACACCGAGTAGCTCTCCTTGCGGCTGCGCTTGCGCTTCTTGCCGTCCTTCTTCTGCGCCTTGGTCACCGCCTTCTTGGAGCCCTTCTTCGGGGCCGGAGCGGACTTGGCTGGCTCGGGCATAGTTCGCAAAAGCTCAGTTCTGTGCGAAGCAGGAAATGATAGAAAAGAAGCGTGACCGGTCCCATTTATATAGAAGCCCTTATGCAAATGAAGTGTAAATTACATTCCTGTGTCTGATTGGTGGCCATCCAAAGTAACGTCAGAAGTTAGTGCTGCCGAATCAGAATGCAAGAATCACAAAGTTGCCATTACCATTGGCTAAAATGAAGCTGCAATCTCAACCaatgaaaaattttctttttcaagcccAATAAGGTTTATAAAAAGTGCTACCCTTGCGCTTTCATTTTGGCAAGTTATTGCGGTGGTAAAGCTTAAGGCTAGTATGTCAGGTCGCGGGAAGCAAGGCGGCAAGGCGCGCGCCAAGGCCAAGACGCGCTCGTCGCGGGCGGGTCTGCAGTTCCCGGTGGGCCGCGTGCACCGCCTGCTCCGCAAGGGCAACTACGCGGAGCGGGTCGGGGCCGGCGCGCCCGTGTACCTGGCGGC
Protein-coding regions in this window:
- the LOC131833034 gene encoding histone H2B type 1-K, producing the protein MPEPAKSAPAPKKGSKKAVTKAQKKDGKKRKRSRKESYSVYVYKVLKQVHPDTGISSKAMGIMNSFVNDIFERIAGEASRLAHYNKRSTITSREIQTAVRLLLPGELAKHAVSEGTKAVTKYTSAK